The following coding sequences lie in one Myxococcus xanthus genomic window:
- a CDS encoding DEAD/DEAH box helicase, whose translation MGPGQRVISELSILEKALSKTDFGAEKAPLQAIVRSLRPMRLKSLDDLDLNTRGRLITTLLRVQRQPKPAAPEVPVAEEAAAPSEAPAPVEAAAPAEGEAPTEAPAAEGEAAAPAEAAAPAVDSAREKFDAWTDVIFLVGQAWRAAGDTERAEAAFAASGRQPGPEAEEPVAAPRSEERRERGDRPERGERRERGPRPERGERAASGERRERPERRERPARGERPERPERPERGERPLPELTGTWDEQAKQLETMGRTRDAGRLHERNNSFAEAARLFEAGGDLKSALRNALAGSDNDMARRLVGTLPPDQLAPTLEKAGAYELLMEHFVGKGDFENVARLYERARQFDQAALAYERSGKLTLARKSYERARDVASANRIRGLEVKSLVERGDRLGAATLLAAVGQRREAVEVLSPLPPPKAFHFMQRLKLDDEAKELAQKELARAEQEQKPAGRARWLELLGDIAAAAEAWEGAGRKDKALPLHEKLGNLPRAAQLAEELQQRDKAIALYTQLNDSAGVERAKALPETTATAQAPAADAADGSEGGEGGETPPDAPSAG comes from the coding sequence GTGGGCCCTGGCCAGCGCGTCATCTCCGAGCTGAGCATCCTGGAGAAGGCGCTCTCCAAGACGGATTTCGGGGCGGAGAAGGCGCCGCTGCAGGCCATTGTCCGCTCGCTTCGGCCCATGCGGCTGAAGTCGCTGGACGACCTGGACCTGAACACGCGTGGCCGCCTCATCACCACGCTGCTGCGCGTGCAGCGTCAGCCGAAGCCGGCCGCGCCCGAGGTGCCCGTCGCCGAGGAGGCCGCTGCACCCTCCGAGGCGCCGGCTCCCGTGGAGGCAGCCGCGCCCGCCGAGGGGGAGGCGCCCACCGAGGCACCCGCCGCCGAGGGTGAGGCAGCCGCGCCCGCCGAGGCTGCTGCTCCCGCGGTGGACTCGGCGCGCGAGAAGTTCGATGCGTGGACGGACGTCATCTTCCTGGTCGGTCAGGCCTGGCGTGCCGCGGGTGATACCGAGCGCGCGGAGGCGGCCTTCGCCGCCAGCGGCCGTCAGCCCGGCCCCGAGGCCGAGGAGCCCGTCGCGGCGCCTCGTTCCGAGGAGCGCCGTGAGCGGGGCGACCGTCCCGAGCGTGGCGAGCGCCGTGAGCGGGGCCCTCGGCCCGAGCGCGGTGAGCGTGCCGCTTCGGGTGAGCGCCGGGAGCGTCCGGAGCGCCGCGAGCGTCCCGCCCGGGGTGAGCGTCCGGAGCGTCCGGAGCGTCCGGAGCGTGGCGAGCGTCCGCTGCCGGAGCTGACGGGCACCTGGGACGAGCAGGCGAAGCAGCTTGAGACCATGGGCCGTACCCGCGACGCGGGCCGGCTGCACGAGCGCAACAACTCCTTCGCGGAGGCGGCTCGCCTCTTCGAGGCGGGTGGCGACCTCAAGAGCGCCCTGCGCAACGCTCTGGCCGGGAGCGACAACGACATGGCCCGCCGTCTGGTGGGTACGCTGCCGCCGGATCAGCTCGCGCCCACGCTGGAGAAGGCCGGCGCCTACGAGCTCCTCATGGAGCACTTCGTCGGCAAGGGTGACTTCGAGAACGTGGCCCGCCTCTATGAGCGCGCCCGTCAGTTCGACCAGGCGGCGCTCGCCTACGAGCGTTCCGGGAAGCTCACCCTGGCGCGCAAGTCGTACGAGCGCGCGCGGGATGTTGCCAGCGCCAACCGCATCCGTGGGCTTGAGGTGAAGAGCCTGGTGGAGCGGGGTGATCGGCTCGGTGCCGCCACCCTGCTGGCGGCCGTGGGCCAGCGCCGTGAGGCGGTGGAGGTTCTCAGCCCGCTGCCTCCGCCCAAGGCCTTCCACTTCATGCAGCGTCTGAAGCTGGACGACGAGGCGAAGGAGCTGGCGCAGAAGGAGCTGGCCCGGGCCGAGCAGGAGCAGAAGCCGGCCGGCCGCGCCCGGTGGCTGGAGCTGCTCGGGGACATCGCCGCCGCCGCCGAGGCATGGGAGGGCGCTGGCCGCAAGGACAAGGCGCTCCCGCTCCATGAGAAGCTTGGCAACCTGCCTCGCGCCGCTCAGCTCGCGGAGGAGCTGCAGCAGCGTGACAAGGCCATTGCCCTCTACACCCAGCTGAACGACAGCGCGGGTGTGGAGCGTGCGAAGGCGCTTCCTGAGACGACCGCAACTGCCCAGGCCCCCGCGGCGGATGCGGCGGACGGAAGCGAGGGTGGCGAAGGTGGCGAGACGCCGCCGGACGCTCCCTCGGCCGGGTAG
- the cglE gene encoding adventurous gliding motility protein CglE has protein sequence MKALASLALCASFVLPTVASAQNSTTAQGDRPAVTFDEIERGIYFAVLGGPLFITNPPAAEGTPRPFSSGPMAQVEVGVDLGEHVSVGLFIMGSSVRTSAQYVGNSGGAVSGDFSTLIPGAVLRARLVGFADSQEVKRTWFYLRAGAGYAMFSPQRLLPDSDILVFAGPGVEYYTRLRHFSVGLEVTGQYLVSGGSFGFAVAPNIRYAF, from the coding sequence ATGAAAGCCCTCGCCTCACTTGCCCTGTGCGCCTCGTTCGTTCTCCCCACGGTCGCGAGCGCCCAGAATTCCACTACTGCTCAGGGAGACCGCCCAGCTGTCACGTTCGATGAAATCGAGCGGGGCATCTACTTCGCGGTGCTCGGTGGGCCCCTGTTCATCACCAACCCGCCGGCGGCCGAAGGCACGCCGCGTCCGTTCTCCTCCGGGCCCATGGCGCAGGTGGAGGTGGGCGTGGACCTGGGCGAGCACGTGTCCGTCGGCCTGTTCATCATGGGCTCGAGCGTGCGGACGAGCGCTCAGTACGTGGGCAACTCCGGCGGCGCGGTGTCGGGTGACTTCTCCACCCTGATCCCCGGCGCGGTGTTGCGTGCTCGCCTGGTGGGGTTCGCTGACAGTCAGGAAGTGAAGCGCACCTGGTTCTATCTCCGTGCAGGTGCTGGCTATGCGATGTTCTCGCCGCAGCGGCTCCTCCCCGATTCCGACATTCTTGTGTTTGCCGGGCCCGGAGTGGAGTACTACACACGGCTGCGCCACTTTTCCGTGGGGCTCGAGGTGACGGGGCAGTACCTCGTCTCCGGGGGCTCATTCGGGTTCGCGGTGGCGCCGAACATTCGCTACGCGTTCTAG
- the gltG gene encoding adventurous gliding motility protein GltG, producing the protein MAVPLTLKVFKGDSLVASKDYERDIIKIGRLSSAHLCLEDEKVSRIHSVIEVASDGAMSIIDMGSVEGTYVNGKRVTKGLLSFGDEIRVGGTTIRLENPAAVAAVNLAAAAANSEVVTEKNPVIAAPAPAEGLAQAAVAAPAAGAIDPSFAATQQNPVAAPAEPAPAPVVAAPEEAAARVRTVRRTKSSGPLGVGLRFAWGDQRVGEFFLAPGRKGAFVVGSAAGVDFVMGDARLGAPTFDAVRSDGQSFTVRFTAKMKGELTRKGETLDLKAVIESGKASHEGDAYSLTLDADDFVWVDLGGVTLEVAFQPVPKRVVVPLGEAVDYTALNIFLVLFFIATAFVITAMNRTGAGDEYADELSTDNARIAKLIIKPPETQKNKFLERLNQQKEQKKSGEMAAKNRGDEGQMGKKEAPKTNNRTAPKGDPNKKDEARALTAKIFGGGKGGISTVFGKSGLGGDLKSAMGNMFGAKAGNSGGFGGMGLRGTSGGGGGTGDTIGIGGIGTKGRGGGTGTYGSGVGVLGGKQSVDVGITSSDPEVMGSLDKELIRQVIHRNRGQIRYCFESLLNRFPKLGGKVAVKFVIAGNGTVASSSVAQTTAGNAELETCVAGRVRTWKFPEPKGGGVVVVTYPFIFKQSGE; encoded by the coding sequence ATGGCCGTTCCTCTGACACTCAAGGTCTTCAAGGGCGACTCGCTGGTCGCCTCCAAGGACTACGAGCGCGACATCATCAAGATTGGCCGTCTCTCCTCGGCGCACCTGTGCCTGGAGGACGAGAAGGTCAGCCGCATCCACTCCGTCATCGAGGTCGCCAGCGACGGCGCCATGTCCATCATCGACATGGGCAGCGTCGAGGGCACGTACGTCAACGGCAAGCGCGTCACCAAGGGGCTCCTGTCCTTCGGTGATGAAATCCGCGTGGGTGGCACCACCATCCGTCTGGAGAACCCGGCCGCGGTGGCCGCGGTGAACCTGGCGGCCGCGGCGGCCAACTCGGAGGTGGTGACGGAGAAGAATCCGGTCATCGCCGCGCCGGCGCCGGCCGAGGGCCTGGCGCAGGCCGCGGTGGCCGCTCCAGCCGCGGGTGCCATCGACCCGTCCTTCGCCGCCACCCAGCAGAACCCGGTGGCCGCTCCCGCCGAGCCCGCGCCGGCCCCCGTCGTGGCAGCGCCGGAGGAAGCCGCGGCGCGCGTGCGGACGGTTCGCCGCACGAAGTCCAGCGGTCCGTTGGGCGTGGGCCTGCGCTTCGCGTGGGGTGACCAGCGCGTGGGCGAGTTCTTCCTGGCTCCCGGCAGGAAGGGGGCCTTCGTCGTCGGCAGCGCCGCGGGCGTGGACTTCGTCATGGGGGACGCCCGCCTGGGCGCCCCGACGTTCGACGCGGTTCGTTCGGACGGCCAGTCCTTCACCGTTCGCTTCACCGCGAAGATGAAGGGCGAGCTCACCCGCAAGGGCGAGACGCTGGACCTGAAGGCCGTCATCGAGTCCGGCAAGGCCTCGCATGAGGGCGACGCGTACTCGCTCACGCTGGACGCGGATGACTTCGTCTGGGTGGACCTGGGCGGCGTGACGCTCGAGGTGGCCTTCCAGCCGGTGCCCAAGCGCGTCGTGGTGCCGCTGGGCGAGGCGGTGGACTACACCGCGCTCAACATCTTCCTGGTGCTGTTCTTCATCGCGACGGCGTTCGTCATCACCGCGATGAACCGCACGGGCGCGGGGGACGAGTACGCGGACGAGCTGTCGACGGACAACGCCCGTATCGCCAAGCTCATCATCAAGCCGCCGGAGACGCAGAAGAACAAGTTCCTCGAGCGCCTCAACCAGCAGAAGGAGCAGAAGAAGAGCGGGGAGATGGCGGCGAAGAACCGCGGCGACGAAGGTCAGATGGGCAAGAAGGAGGCGCCCAAGACCAACAACCGCACCGCGCCCAAGGGCGACCCGAACAAGAAGGACGAGGCGCGCGCGCTGACGGCGAAGATCTTCGGCGGCGGCAAGGGCGGCATCTCCACGGTGTTCGGCAAGAGCGGCCTGGGCGGCGACCTGAAGAGCGCCATGGGCAACATGTTCGGCGCCAAGGCGGGCAACTCCGGCGGCTTCGGTGGCATGGGGCTGCGCGGCACGAGCGGCGGCGGCGGCGGCACGGGTGACACCATCGGCATCGGCGGCATTGGCACCAAGGGCCGTGGCGGCGGCACCGGCACCTACGGCAGCGGCGTGGGCGTGCTGGGCGGCAAGCAGAGCGTCGACGTGGGCATCACCTCGTCCGACCCGGAGGTCATGGGCTCGCTGGACAAGGAGCTCATCCGCCAGGTCATCCATCGCAACCGCGGACAGATCCGCTACTGCTTCGAGAGCCTCCTCAACCGCTTCCCGAAGCTGGGCGGCAAGGTGGCGGTGAAGTTCGTCATCGCGGGGAATGGCACGGTCGCCTCGTCGTCGGTGGCGCAGACCACGGCGGGCAACGCGGAGCTGGAGACGTGCGTGGCCGGACGCGTTCGCACCTGGAAGTTCCCCGAGCCGAAGGGCGGCGGCGTGGTGGTCGTCACGTATCCGTTCATCTTCAAGCAGTCCGGCGAATAG
- the cglF gene encoding adventurous gliding motility protein CglF encodes MRKALMLCAALAVTPALAQDEGSNPGGSGEGNVRYSKTTNIDFEDDTIEGDLTKPDGEYIDARERVKHSNLIRIREDFEDKVMQSVGEL; translated from the coding sequence ATGCGGAAGGCGTTGATGCTGTGTGCGGCGCTCGCGGTGACGCCCGCCCTGGCCCAGGACGAGGGCTCCAACCCGGGTGGTTCAGGGGAGGGCAATGTGCGCTACTCCAAGACGACCAACATCGACTTCGAGGACGACACCATCGAGGGCGACCTCACGAAGCCGGATGGCGAGTACATCGATGCGCGTGAGAGGGTGAAGCACTCGAACCTCATCCGCATCCGCGAGGACTTCGAGGACAAGGTGATGCAGTCCGTGGGCGAGCTGTAG